A segment of the Corylus avellana chromosome ca2, CavTom2PMs-1.0 genome:
AATCATtgacttttattattattattattattatttaacataGATTAATCCCAAAATTAGTTAAGAGTGTCACTTAAAAATTGTTAGACAATTGTTTCTCACATTTCTCTTAACCTCTTATAgaacattaaatttgtgaaatatTTCTCTTAACCATAAAATACTCTTATGCTCTCCATTTGATTTAGAATCAAGTGAAGAACGCCGAATTAgccaaaagacaaaaagtaTAAAACATGTGACTATCAAGAGCAACCGAAGCATATGATATACCAACGAGAGGATGACCTtaaattacaagaaataaaaggCCAATATTGATCACAGTAAATTAAAGAACAGGGCCAAAATAAGAGGGATCAGTTTCTactcagaaaaaaataaaataaaatcggTGTCAGTTATCATTTCTTCTTGAAGTTGTTCCCATCGTAGATAAAGAGAGTGGCAGAGAACCTATTGCCTGCCAAGAGACACAATATGAAGTAGAGACTATAAAGTTGTAAAGGCACAACCTTTCTCCAATCTAATTCGAGGTACGATGCTATCAATGTTGTCACGAATTCCTGTATTGTTTCTCTAAATTACTTGTGTTTTGGTCAAATCAATCTTGTGTCTTGGAACCCTTTTCTTATTTCGTCTGTCCTATGTTTCACTTTTGCAGACTGTGTTTTTCCTAtattcaaatttcttatatttttttatttttctttgtgtttcctGAATCTGTTTTCAGGTGGTGGATGATGGGTAACCTTAAACATTGCTTGATTCCCTTGTAATATATTTAGCATCAGAAAGTTCAATGATTGGTATTGTTATTATAAGCGATTTACCCAATTCCCTGAATTCACAATGAAATCTGCTCTTATAAGCACTAATTCCTTGCACCCATTTGCTCCGTTCGGTGCGCATATATCCTCTAAGCCAAAGAATCCCAACGTATTCTGCATAAAACCCATTACTTTGCCCGCCATACTCTCCTCGAAATCCCAGCCCAAGCCATCCAGATTGGTTGCGTTATGCGCTTCACATAACGCAAGCCTTTCGAATGCCGAACTGAAGGGTCGTGGGGTGGAGGAGATTCCGAGTGAAGACTTTGTTGAAGATGAGAATTCACAAAGTCGATGGAATGTGGAAGTGGGGAGCCCCAGTGTTCCGCCCAATGTTGTGCCGGCGGCCAAGTTGAGCTTGAGTGACCAAGCTTTCTTTCTCCTGGCCTTCATTGCTTGCACGGTATGAGAACatgttgggatttttttttttttttgactgtAATTGTGTTTCTATTCAATACCTTTTTGAGAAATGCTGCACATGCTCCCATACTCTCAAAatataatgatgatttttagTCACACGTGAGGGAGTGTGAGAATAAGAGCgtttgtagcatttctcataccTTTAATGGATTTCGTTGGTTGTTTAAGGCATGCTTGCTTTTCCCATTTGGGTTTAAGGGATCAGTTTAATTCTCCATTGCATTGGAAGTGCACATCCATGGCTTGAATGGAACTATTCAGAATAAGATGAAGCCTTTTAGGAATTCATGAAGTCactacattttaaatgttttgtgtAGTGGTGATGGCTACAATGATAATGACTTTAACAATTAATAATGATGGCTTTTTGAAAAACTCTATCCAAGAAGATAATTTAAATTTCTATTCTTGTGGAGCATGCAAACAGGGCTTTAATAATTCTTACTAATCAAAATTGTTGTTAGGTGTAAGATCTCATATtccctaaacaaattaataaaaataaagaaaatatggaTGCTTATCGATCATTAGTAAGAGGTGActtttatgataaagaaaagaaagaggaagccATATAGAGAAGTATGTGCTTTAGTAATGTGTATTTCCCCCTGTTCTGGTCAcaaaatagatgaaaaaaacaaaaaaattggatttttgtTGCAGCAACTGATGTTATTTGGCATGTACAACAGATTGGAAACTATTTTCAATGCGTGACTTACCAAAGGAAAATATGTTATTTGTCCCTGCTAATTAATTGACACTTACATATGTAAGAAGAATTGGCTATGATTTAAGTAGGCTGTGGTTTAAACTTGTGGTAGTAATTATGTATGCTATTCTTTGCTGTCAAACTTGAAGCTTGAATCTTATTGTTGGCTATGATCTACATCAACTTCATCATTATTGATAATCATGAATTAATTTCAATGTTTGCAGACTTCTGTGGCATTTACTAGCCTTGTTATTGCAGCTGTCCCAACACTATATGTAAGTAGTCTGACATTATGTTTAAgtgcagaattttttttttaattttttttatgtcccACTCCCAGCATCACACGTGAGGCTTAAGTCATCTCACTTAAGTCTATTATGACATTATGACTACCTGTTCTTTTGCAATATGCCTAAAATAAGGATAAACCAGTGATTTGTTAGTTGCAGCAATTTCTATTTGTTCTTTtggaaagtgtttttttttttttatgagcaatTGTTTCATTTCTCATACTGTTTCAGCTAATAGCTAAAGGTTGATCCACCCCCACTCCCAAAGCCCCCTAAAATTTTGCTATTGCTAATTGATTTAATAGCCGCTAACAATATGTTCGTTTGGCAAAACTCTTTAAAGGGtggtttttgctttttggttgtgaGGTGACATAAAGgtaatagtaatttttagttttttatgttttgagttgtttgttaatgcttacCTACCTTAACAAACTTTGCCAAACGAGCCCAGAGTCTTACCTTTTACTGTTTCCTGACACACATGCAATATATGGAAACATGCTGCAAATTAGTCTGATATGGAAGATAAATAAGGTCAAATCCAAAATTGTTATATTAGGCAAAGCTTGCTTGGAGCCTACCTTCAaatatttttctcctttataTGTTTGTCAAAGGAGAGGTATGACAACCTAGTTTGAGTGATGCCTAATGTACTCGGATTGTTAGAAGGTTGGCTGCACTACCGTAGATTATCTCCAGAAATATAATGTTTGAAGCTAAGTTGGTGATTGTGATGGAGAAGCTCAACCAGTGTGCTGCATTTTGGGGCAATGTTGTGGAAATTGGTACATCAGTTGGTTTGATGGTGTACTTATCGATGGTTTGGTGATATGAATGATGTTTAATGTACTTTAAGTTCACTGTTGGTAGGCCAACATTAATGTGAAGCTTTAGTAGTACATTGTGATAGAGAAGCTCTCCATACATGCCACCTCTTCGGGGGCCATGTTGTGAAAACTGGTTTTTCAGTTGCTAGATTTGTGCACTTGCTGAGGGATTGGTTATATTGCTGATGTTAAAGTTAGGTTGATGCTCTCTGCGTAACACTAAACTGAGGTTTCTTCCTCAAAGAGTTCGCAATCCAAATTTGTTCTGTTAGATAAATGTTTTGATTCTCTGTTAGTTAGTGTACGAGTGCATAAATTTTAGGGCCAAAACCAAGATCTTTAAGTTCAAGCACTAAATTTCAGGGTTGAAATAGTATGGTTTTGGTGATTGATATCCAGATATACTACTGCCCGAGGACAATAACAGAAAAGTTGGTTTGAGTAGGATAATGCGATGTCTAGCTTTTGTAGATATCTGCTGTTATGTGTGTTAAGCTTAAATCTTGACTTTCTATGGCCTGGTAACAAAATACGGTTTTCTTTCATATTCCAGATATGGGAATTCTAGGTGGTCTCAAATTTGTCTCTGTAGCCAATACCTCATGTTTCTATTTTCTGCATACTTGATCAAAAACTTAAACGATGTTATCCGATCCTCAATTTGCAATATCTGTGTCCTGcttatttgatattttaggATTTTCACTAGTGGTAGACATTTGGAAGTTTGTTTATTCTTGTAGCATAATCTGTTGCTGATGTTCCAATAAACTTTGAAGCTCACTAGTTTGTTAGCATAAGAATCGTGCAGAGTATCTTGGTTTTATGATttaaaaggttttcaaattatatatattattgctcCTGTGTTTGTTCTCTTTCCAAATTGGGACACTATAATGAGATTTTGTCAGATTGCAAATATGCCTCCTTAGCTGGTGCATTTTGATGTTTGGGATcttcttttacaatttttttattctttctttcgtAATTGTGGATGGTTCTGATTGTAGATGTATACATCAGAAGTTTGATGTGGTAGGCaggtatattttgttttctcaatACTAGTTCCTATGTATCTGTTTTTCCCGGATATCCTTCAGGCTATGGGAAGAGCTGCAACATCTCTTTCAAAGCTAGCAGATACAGCTCGTGAAGAGCTCCCCAGTACAATGGCTGCCATTAGGCTGTCTGGCATGGAGATCAGTGACCTTACGCTGGAACTAAGTGACTTAAGGTGACCATAAGACACTCACTTTTgctccttccttttcttttttcacctttttaagGTAGAAGAAGAGCTGCAACATCCCTTTTTCATTTCCTAAACCCTTACTTTCTTGCACCTTTTTAAGCTATACATGGGTTTTCCTTCTCTAACCTGAAGAGGATATCCTTTAAAATGGTACTCGGGTTTCATAAACGATAAACGGTCGCCCGTCAGAACCTTTTTTATGAGGTTATACAGTATCTGTGTCTACTTAACAAGGACTTGTATGGCCTAGTATTGCTGGATATAAGACTTCTTTGCTTGCTAATTGAATACTTTATTTGGGAAATGATTGTTGTGCTCTTTATGCTTCATATTCTCACTTCTGTTGTTTAATTGGTGATGTATGTTTgctttaattataaattgtttATTCCTTTTGGTTCTCAGCCAAGAGATAGCTGATGGAGTCAGTAAATCAGCTCAAGCTGTGCAAGCGGCAGAAGCTGGAATTCGTCAAATCGGTGCACTTGCTCGCCAGCAAACTATGTGTATGTTGAAATTTGCAACTCTTTTCTTCCACCTCAAACCAGCTCCCCCCACCCCCATTTGCTTCCAAACTCTCTTTTcccattttgtttctttttttttttttctttttttttttctttttcctaagcATATCTTTCGGTTTTGTTTCTGGTTGTTGTTCCCTTTTTCCTATATTGGGACCATAATTCATCGTATGATACAGCAATGATTCAAGAGAGAGCTAGCCTGCCCATCATCTCTTTGCAACCCGTCGTTGCCAGAGCTGCAAAGAAGACTTCTAATGCTGTTGGCCAAGCCACAAAGACCTTCATGAATATCATCTCTCGAGGGGAGTTCAGCTCAGAGAACGAAGAGGACAGTGGAATTGATAGAGTGGAAATTTAAGAACTTTTCTCCTTCCCGTACATATTTTGCATTGAAATTAGACACCACCCGAAATGATTGTTTAAAGGATAGTTTGTATGCCCAAAAAAGTTTTGGGAACAATAGAAGAAGTTTTTTTTGAAACTCAATAGAAAACATATTTCACTTAGATGTGCTGGCTGTTGTTTCTGGGCTTAGTTAGCTTAGTGAAAATTGAATCAAAGCTTCCTAAAGGAGACGATAAGCCCTAATGACATGTataatttaatggtttaatttaTAGCATAaatggaaaaggatcctctccttttcatttgaaatggagagtatccatttagtgtatttgGGAGGGTAATGATATGGATACTCTTTATTTAGTCCCTAATGATAtgcataaattaataatttaattcatagtATATGACATATAGGGCAATGGGATTAAAACCTTGTGATTTCAACTTAACATAATTGTTTACTAATGAGGTAATTTACATACCATTAACCGCAGTTAACTAGGTTAACCCTTGCATGATTTAACATTGGGAATTTGGGATCATATACCTTTTCATGCAAAAGACGACCTAAATTTTAAGGAAAGTAACTTAAATACATGGAAAAGCCTACACAATCGGAGAACCTTCATTTTTGGGAGACCATCTTTCTTGGGTTTCAAAATCTCACCTTTTTGATGTCTTGCACATCACCTCCCTTAGGCCACACGACCACCACTTCCTTCAATCCTATTTTTCACTCATTCTCACTTCTTCTCCTCATTTCTCTCAAGTCTTTTCTCAACCTTTTCAAGCGCTTTCTCCTAAAGAGCCCAAATTACCTTCTACACCTCACTAACCCATAAAAGCACCACACCTTTTTGGCAAAGGAGAAGCTCATCAAGTTCTCTACTTGTTCATAATGACACCATATGTTTTGTTTGGTAGCCAAAGGCATGTGTACATAAGCCTCACCATTATTCATGACAAACTTGTAATGTCACATAGTAGCCACATGTTTGATTTCAtaagataatatttttatagaTATGGATTTCATTTAGTTCTAGACTTAGGTGACGTATTTTTggaaaagagattttttttagaACTGCATAATGGTTTtgtcaccaaaaaaataaataaataaataaataaagagaac
Coding sequences within it:
- the LOC132172776 gene encoding uncharacterized protein LOC132172776 — encoded protein: MKSALISTNSLHPFAPFGAHISSKPKNPNVFCIKPITLPAILSSKSQPKPSRLVALCASHNASLSNAELKGRGVEEIPSEDFVEDENSQSRWNVEVGSPSVPPNVVPAAKLSLSDQAFFLLAFIACTTSVAFTSLVIAAVPTLYAMGRAATSLSKLADTAREELPSTMAAIRLSGMEISDLTLELSDLSQEIADGVSKSAQAVQAAEAGIRQIGALARQQTMSMIQERASLPIISLQPVVARAAKKTSNAVGQATKTFMNIISRGEFSSENEEDSGIDRVEI